From a single Piliocolobus tephrosceles isolate RC106 chromosome 21, ASM277652v3, whole genome shotgun sequence genomic region:
- the KLHL26 gene encoding kelch-like protein 26 isoform X1, translating into MAESGGSGGGAGGGAAFGAGPGPERPNSTADKNGALKCTFSAPSHSTSLLQGLATLRAQGQLLDVVLTINREAFPAHKVVLAACSDYFRAMFTGGMREASQDVIELKGVSARGLRHIIDFAYSAEVTLDLDCVQDVLGAAVFLQMLPLVELCEEFLKAAMSVETCLNIGQMATTFSLASLRESVDAFTFRHFLQIAEEEDFLRLPLERLVFFLQSNRLQSCAEIDLFRAAVRWLQHDPARRPRASHVLCHIRFPLMQSSELVDSVQTLDIMVEDVLCRQYLLEAFNYQVLPFRQHEMQSPRTAVRSDVPSLVTFGGTPYTDSDRSVSSKVYQLPEPGARHFRELTEMEVGCSHTCVAVLDNFVYVAGGQHLQYRSGEGAVDACYRYDPHLNRWLRLQAMQESRIQFQLNVLCGMVYATGGRNRAGSLASVERYCPRRNEWGYACSLKRRTWGHAGAASGGRLYISGGYGISVEDKKALHCYDPVADQWEFKAPMSEPRVLHAMVGAGGRIYALGGRMDHVDRCFDVLAVEYYVPETDQWTSVSPMRAGQSEAGCCLLERKIYIVGGYNWRLNNVTGIVQVYNTDTDEWERDLHFPESFAGIACAPVLLPRAGTRR; encoded by the exons ATGGCGGAGTCCGGCGGTAGCGGCGGCGGTGCTGGTGGCGGAGCCGCTTTCGGCGCGGGTCCCGGTCCCGAGCGCCCGAACAG CACAGCGGACAAGAACGGGGCCCTCAAGTGCACCTTCTCGGCACCCAGCCACAGCACCAGCCTCCTGCAGGGCCTGGCCACCCTCCGCGCCCAGGGTCAGCTCCTCGATGTTGTGCTGACCATCAACAGAGAGGCCTTTCCTGCACACAAGGTTGTCCTGGCCGCCTGCAGCGACTACTTCAG GGCCATGTTCACCGGAGGCATGCGGGAGGCAAGCCAGGATGTCATCGAGCTGAAGGGCGTGTCAGCCCGTGGCCTGCGGCACATCATCGACTTTGCCTACAGCGCCGAGGTGACCCTGGACCTGGACTGTGTGCAGGACGTGCTGGGCGCGGCTGTGTTCTTACAGATGCTGCCCTTGGTGGAGCTGTGCGAGGAGTTCCTGAAGGCGGCCATGAGCGTGGAGACCTGCCTCAACATTGGCCAGATGGCCACCACCTTCAGTCTGGCCTCGCTGCGGGAGTCAGTGGATGCCTTCACCTTCCGGCACTTCCTGCAGATCGCCGAGGAGGAGGACTTCCTGCGCCTGCCGCTGGAGCGCCTGGTCTTCTTCCTGCAGAGCAACCGGCTGCAGAGCTGCGCAGAGATCGATCTGTTTCGCGCGGCAGTCCGCTGGCTGCAGCATGACCCGGCCCGTCGGCCGCGCGCCAGCCATGTGCTCTGCCACATCCGCTTCCCACTCATGCAGTCGTCTGAGCTGGTGGACAGCGTGCAGACGCTGGACATCATGGTGGAGGACGTGCTGTGCCGCCAGTACCTGCTGGAGGCCTTCAACTACCAGGTGCTGCCCTTCCGGCAGCACGAGATGCAGTCTCCACGCACCGCCGTGCGCTCGGATGTGCCCTCGCTGGTCACCTTCGGCGGCACACCCTACACCGACAGCGACCGCTCCGTCAGCAGCAAGGTCTACCAGCTGCCTGagccaggcgcccgccacttccgTGAGCTCACGGAGATGGAGGTAGGCTGCAGCCACACGTGTGTGGCTGTGCTGGACAATTTCGTGTACGTGGCCGGGGGCCAGCACCTGCAGTACCGCAGCGGCGAGGGCGCAGTGGACGCCTGCTACCGCTACGACCCCCACCTGAACCGCTGGCTGCGCCTGCAGGCCATGCAGGAGAGCCGCATCCAGTTCCAGCTGAACGTGCTGTGCGGCATGGTGTATGCCACGGGAGGCCGCAACCGGGCCGGCAGCCTGGCCTCTGTGGAGCGGTACTGCCCCCGGCGCAACGAGTGGGGCTACGCCTGCTCCCTGAAGCGCCGTACCTGGGGTCACGCTGGGGCTGCCTCAGGGGGCCGCCTCTACATCTCGGGTGGCTACGGGATCTCGGTGGAGGACAAGAAGGCCCTGCACTGCTACGACCCCGTGGCTGACCAGTGGGAGTTCAAGGCGCCCATGAGCGAGCCCCGCGTGCTGCACGCCATGGTGGGCGCCGGCGGCCGCATCTATGCCCTTGGAGGCCGCATGGACCACGTGGACCGCTGCTTCGACGTGCTGGCTGTGGAGTACTATGTGCCGGAGACGGACCAGTGGACCAGCGTCAGCCCCATGCGGGCTGGCCAGTCAGAGGCCGGCTGCTGCCTGCTGGAGAGGAAGATCTACATCGTAGGGGGCTACAACTGGCGGCTCAACAACGTCACGGGCATCGTACAGGTGTACAACACGGACACCGACGAGTGGGAGCGGGACCTGCACTTCCCGGAGTCCTTCGCGGGCATAGCCTGTGCCCCTGTCCTGCTGCCCCGGGCCGGGACCAGGAGGTAG
- the KLHL26 gene encoding kelch-like protein 26 isoform X2 has translation MEMRPARGQRRGACSDSTADKNGALKCTFSAPSHSTSLLQGLATLRAQGQLLDVVLTINREAFPAHKVVLAACSDYFRAMFTGGMREASQDVIELKGVSARGLRHIIDFAYSAEVTLDLDCVQDVLGAAVFLQMLPLVELCEEFLKAAMSVETCLNIGQMATTFSLASLRESVDAFTFRHFLQIAEEEDFLRLPLERLVFFLQSNRLQSCAEIDLFRAAVRWLQHDPARRPRASHVLCHIRFPLMQSSELVDSVQTLDIMVEDVLCRQYLLEAFNYQVLPFRQHEMQSPRTAVRSDVPSLVTFGGTPYTDSDRSVSSKVYQLPEPGARHFRELTEMEVGCSHTCVAVLDNFVYVAGGQHLQYRSGEGAVDACYRYDPHLNRWLRLQAMQESRIQFQLNVLCGMVYATGGRNRAGSLASVERYCPRRNEWGYACSLKRRTWGHAGAASGGRLYISGGYGISVEDKKALHCYDPVADQWEFKAPMSEPRVLHAMVGAGGRIYALGGRMDHVDRCFDVLAVEYYVPETDQWTSVSPMRAGQSEAGCCLLERKIYIVGGYNWRLNNVTGIVQVYNTDTDEWERDLHFPESFAGIACAPVLLPRAGTRR, from the exons ATGGAGATGAGGCCAGCCCGGGGCCAGAGGAGGGGCGCCTGCTCTGACAG CACAGCGGACAAGAACGGGGCCCTCAAGTGCACCTTCTCGGCACCCAGCCACAGCACCAGCCTCCTGCAGGGCCTGGCCACCCTCCGCGCCCAGGGTCAGCTCCTCGATGTTGTGCTGACCATCAACAGAGAGGCCTTTCCTGCACACAAGGTTGTCCTGGCCGCCTGCAGCGACTACTTCAG GGCCATGTTCACCGGAGGCATGCGGGAGGCAAGCCAGGATGTCATCGAGCTGAAGGGCGTGTCAGCCCGTGGCCTGCGGCACATCATCGACTTTGCCTACAGCGCCGAGGTGACCCTGGACCTGGACTGTGTGCAGGACGTGCTGGGCGCGGCTGTGTTCTTACAGATGCTGCCCTTGGTGGAGCTGTGCGAGGAGTTCCTGAAGGCGGCCATGAGCGTGGAGACCTGCCTCAACATTGGCCAGATGGCCACCACCTTCAGTCTGGCCTCGCTGCGGGAGTCAGTGGATGCCTTCACCTTCCGGCACTTCCTGCAGATCGCCGAGGAGGAGGACTTCCTGCGCCTGCCGCTGGAGCGCCTGGTCTTCTTCCTGCAGAGCAACCGGCTGCAGAGCTGCGCAGAGATCGATCTGTTTCGCGCGGCAGTCCGCTGGCTGCAGCATGACCCGGCCCGTCGGCCGCGCGCCAGCCATGTGCTCTGCCACATCCGCTTCCCACTCATGCAGTCGTCTGAGCTGGTGGACAGCGTGCAGACGCTGGACATCATGGTGGAGGACGTGCTGTGCCGCCAGTACCTGCTGGAGGCCTTCAACTACCAGGTGCTGCCCTTCCGGCAGCACGAGATGCAGTCTCCACGCACCGCCGTGCGCTCGGATGTGCCCTCGCTGGTCACCTTCGGCGGCACACCCTACACCGACAGCGACCGCTCCGTCAGCAGCAAGGTCTACCAGCTGCCTGagccaggcgcccgccacttccgTGAGCTCACGGAGATGGAGGTAGGCTGCAGCCACACGTGTGTGGCTGTGCTGGACAATTTCGTGTACGTGGCCGGGGGCCAGCACCTGCAGTACCGCAGCGGCGAGGGCGCAGTGGACGCCTGCTACCGCTACGACCCCCACCTGAACCGCTGGCTGCGCCTGCAGGCCATGCAGGAGAGCCGCATCCAGTTCCAGCTGAACGTGCTGTGCGGCATGGTGTATGCCACGGGAGGCCGCAACCGGGCCGGCAGCCTGGCCTCTGTGGAGCGGTACTGCCCCCGGCGCAACGAGTGGGGCTACGCCTGCTCCCTGAAGCGCCGTACCTGGGGTCACGCTGGGGCTGCCTCAGGGGGCCGCCTCTACATCTCGGGTGGCTACGGGATCTCGGTGGAGGACAAGAAGGCCCTGCACTGCTACGACCCCGTGGCTGACCAGTGGGAGTTCAAGGCGCCCATGAGCGAGCCCCGCGTGCTGCACGCCATGGTGGGCGCCGGCGGCCGCATCTATGCCCTTGGAGGCCGCATGGACCACGTGGACCGCTGCTTCGACGTGCTGGCTGTGGAGTACTATGTGCCGGAGACGGACCAGTGGACCAGCGTCAGCCCCATGCGGGCTGGCCAGTCAGAGGCCGGCTGCTGCCTGCTGGAGAGGAAGATCTACATCGTAGGGGGCTACAACTGGCGGCTCAACAACGTCACGGGCATCGTACAGGTGTACAACACGGACACCGACGAGTGGGAGCGGGACCTGCACTTCCCGGAGTCCTTCGCGGGCATAGCCTGTGCCCCTGTCCTGCTGCCCCGGGCCGGGACCAGGAGGTAG